In Gemmatimonadales bacterium, a genomic segment contains:
- a CDS encoding glycosyltransferase family 4 protein: MFVAPQPFYEDRGTPIAVRQVLLALGELGYAVDLLTYPVGSDVTIPGLRIFRGANPFGIRSVPVGLSMQKLLLDLSLAAALRAHLRSQSYSCVHAVEEMAFPAALLGRRYGVPVLYDMQSSLPEQLAGRAVFGWAPIRRVLERMERWLIDRADLIVSSAGLACRVQRAAPNALLREWHFPSAPVEARPTDVGALRERLGLPAEQPVILYSGTFEAYQGLPDLIAAIPLVRAQVPNATFVLVGADRANGLATQDDVEALVRSGALRIVERQPRAEMAAYLAMADVLVSPRAYGGNLPLKIFDYLAAGRPIVATDIPTHRTVLTEDRAVLVPPRTDALAGGILALLQDELRAARLSRAARAYADEHLGWEPFVESVAAIYDEVGGHARNARG; encoded by the coding sequence TTGTTTGTCGCACCCCAGCCTTTCTACGAGGACCGAGGCACCCCGATCGCTGTCCGCCAGGTCCTGCTGGCGCTGGGAGAGTTGGGCTACGCGGTAGACCTGTTGACCTATCCGGTGGGAAGCGACGTCACCATTCCCGGGCTCCGCATTTTCCGCGGAGCCAACCCGTTCGGCATCCGCAGCGTTCCGGTTGGCCTGTCGATGCAGAAGCTGCTGCTGGACCTCTCGCTGGCGGCGGCACTTCGGGCCCACCTCCGGAGTCAGTCCTATAGCTGCGTTCACGCTGTCGAGGAGATGGCGTTTCCTGCCGCGCTCCTCGGCCGACGCTATGGCGTGCCGGTGCTCTACGACATGCAGTCGAGCCTGCCGGAGCAGCTCGCGGGCAGAGCGGTGTTCGGGTGGGCGCCGATACGGCGGGTCCTGGAGAGGATGGAGCGCTGGCTGATCGATCGAGCGGACCTGATCGTCAGCAGCGCGGGACTGGCCTGCCGGGTCCAGCGCGCCGCGCCGAACGCCCTGCTGCGGGAGTGGCACTTCCCCAGTGCGCCAGTCGAGGCGCGCCCCACCGACGTGGGCGCGCTCCGCGAGCGCCTCGGCCTCCCGGCCGAGCAGCCGGTGATCCTGTACAGCGGCACCTTCGAGGCGTACCAAGGACTGCCCGACCTCATCGCCGCGATTCCGCTGGTGCGGGCCCAGGTCCCCAACGCCACGTTCGTGCTGGTGGGAGCCGACCGGGCGAACGGTCTCGCCACCCAGGACGATGTCGAGGCGCTGGTCCGGAGTGGCGCGCTGCGCATCGTCGAGCGGCAGCCGCGGGCGGAGATGGCCGCCTACCTTGCCATGGCCGACGTGCTGGTCTCACCCCGGGCGTATGGCGGCAATCTCCCGCTCAAGATCTTCGACTATCTGGCCGCTGGCCGACCCATCGTGGCGACCGACATCCCCACCCACCGTACCGTGCTCACCGAGGATCGGGCGGTGCTGGTGCCGCCGCGGACCGACGCGCTCGCCGGTGGCATCCTGGCGCTGCTGCAGGATGAGCTGCGCGCGGCCCGGTTGAGCCGCGCGGCGCGGGCCTACGCCGACGAGCATCTGGGATGGGAACCGTTCGTCGAGTCGGTGGCCGCGATCTACGACGAGGTAGGCGGGCATGCCCGCAACGCTCGGGGCTGA
- the nth gene encoding endonuclease III: MKRVPARPGPGPQRKSARRLRGAPGRAAEIMQRLQRIYPDAACALHHRNAFELLCATILSAQCTDVRVNLVSPLLFARYPTPEALARASRPELEEIIKSTGFFRNKAKSLIGMAQAIVADHGGQVPRTMEQLRTLPGVGRKTANVILGNAFGVNEGITVDTHVARLSQLLGLTQHDDPVKIEQDLMGLFPREMWAQISHLLIFHGRQVCIARRPRCGECVLADVCPSSLV; the protein is encoded by the coding sequence GTGAAGCGGGTCCCCGCCCGACCCGGGCCGGGGCCTCAGCGGAAGTCTGCGCGGCGGCTCCGCGGCGCTCCGGGCCGTGCCGCGGAAATCATGCAGCGCCTTCAGCGCATCTATCCGGACGCGGCCTGCGCGCTCCACCACCGCAATGCGTTCGAGCTCCTCTGCGCCACCATCCTTTCCGCCCAGTGCACCGACGTACGCGTGAATCTGGTCTCACCGCTGCTGTTCGCGCGGTATCCGACGCCGGAGGCACTGGCGCGCGCCTCACGTCCCGAGCTGGAGGAGATCATCAAGTCCACCGGCTTCTTCCGGAACAAGGCGAAGAGCCTCATCGGCATGGCGCAGGCGATCGTGGCCGATCACGGCGGGCAGGTGCCCCGCACCATGGAGCAGTTGCGAACCCTGCCGGGCGTGGGCCGCAAGACCGCGAATGTCATCCTGGGAAACGCCTTTGGGGTCAACGAGGGGATCACGGTCGATACCCACGTCGCGCGCTTGAGTCAGCTGCTCGGACTCACCCAGCACGACGACCCCGTCAAGATCGAGCAGGATCTGATGGGGCTCTTCCCCCGGGAGATGTGGGCCCAGATCTCCCACCTGCTCATCTTCCATGGCCGGCAGGTCTGCATCGCGCGGCGCCCCCGGTGTGGGGAGTGCGTGCTGGCCGATGTCTGCCCGTCGAGCCTGGTCTGA
- the polX gene encoding DNA polymerase/3'-5' exonuclease PolX gives MESVKSFMDKKAVAQVLEQIAAFLELKGENPFRIRAFRTAARAVGSFPGDLREALEDGSLAAAKSVGPATLQIVAELLNTGRAGMLEDLREQIPPGLVEMLAISGLGVAKIRQIHEVLDVDSLPELEAAALDGRLARLPRFGPKTSENILKGIAYLRQASAFRLSHHAAEEAEGLRAALERLPGVLFAIVAGDVRRRAEVVKDLVVVLVAAVAPGELFKRLSQLPGIHEFAGQDDRRLTLRFAGGASAQIVVTTPVNAGAVLVQATGSEAHLQQLADYAVGRGFALTGAALWRGSEFVPTPDELHFYQALGLSLIPPELREGQGEIEAAAHGRLPRLLELADMQGFLHCHTTYSDGSNSVEQVALACRAAGYRWVGITDHSQAAAYAGGLRPDDLARQSDEIDEVNGRLEGIRVLKGVEADILQDGRIDFDESVLARLDFVIASVHSRFNMGEPEMTARMLAAMDNPHLTIIGHPTGRLLLSRDPYGLDLDAVIEKAAATGVALEINADPHRLDLDWRVLRRTRDHGVPVSIGADAHSLAGIKNVEFGVAVARKGWLGPDDLLNARPVEGFLAQAAKRKAR, from the coding sequence ATGGAGAGCGTCAAGAGCTTCATGGACAAGAAGGCGGTGGCCCAGGTCCTGGAGCAGATCGCCGCCTTTCTCGAGCTCAAGGGCGAGAACCCCTTCCGGATCCGCGCCTTCCGAACCGCCGCCCGGGCGGTCGGCAGCTTCCCTGGCGACCTGCGCGAGGCGCTGGAGGACGGGTCGCTCGCCGCCGCCAAGAGCGTGGGACCCGCCACCCTTCAGATCGTGGCCGAGCTGCTCAACACCGGCCGAGCCGGCATGCTGGAGGATCTACGGGAGCAGATCCCGCCGGGCCTGGTCGAAATGCTGGCCATCTCGGGGTTGGGCGTCGCCAAAATCCGTCAGATCCACGAGGTGCTCGACGTGGATTCCCTGCCCGAGCTGGAGGCCGCCGCGCTCGATGGCCGGTTGGCCAGACTGCCTCGCTTCGGGCCCAAGACTTCGGAGAACATCCTTAAGGGAATCGCCTACCTGCGTCAGGCGAGTGCCTTCCGGCTGTCGCACCACGCCGCGGAGGAGGCCGAGGGGCTGCGGGCGGCGCTGGAGCGGCTTCCGGGTGTGCTCTTCGCGATTGTCGCCGGTGACGTTCGGCGCCGCGCCGAGGTGGTCAAGGACCTAGTCGTGGTGCTGGTGGCCGCGGTGGCCCCGGGCGAGCTGTTCAAGCGGCTGAGCCAGCTGCCCGGGATCCACGAGTTCGCGGGGCAGGATGACCGCCGGCTGACCCTGCGATTCGCCGGCGGGGCGAGCGCACAGATCGTGGTGACCACGCCGGTGAACGCGGGGGCCGTGCTGGTCCAGGCCACTGGCAGCGAGGCCCACCTGCAGCAGCTGGCGGACTACGCGGTCGGCCGCGGGTTCGCCCTGACGGGCGCCGCTCTCTGGAGGGGCAGCGAGTTCGTTCCGACGCCGGATGAGCTGCATTTCTACCAGGCGCTGGGACTGAGCCTCATCCCGCCCGAGCTGCGCGAGGGTCAGGGCGAGATCGAAGCGGCTGCCCACGGGCGTCTCCCCCGTTTGCTCGAGCTGGCAGACATGCAGGGCTTCCTGCACTGCCACACCACCTATTCGGACGGGTCCAACTCGGTGGAGCAGGTGGCGCTCGCCTGCCGGGCGGCGGGATACCGCTGGGTCGGCATCACCGATCACAGCCAGGCGGCCGCCTACGCGGGCGGGCTCAGGCCGGACGATCTGGCGCGGCAATCGGACGAGATCGACGAGGTGAACGGCAGGCTCGAGGGGATCCGGGTGCTGAAGGGCGTGGAAGCCGACATCCTGCAGGACGGGCGGATCGACTTCGACGAGAGCGTCCTTGCACGACTGGACTTCGTGATCGCCTCGGTCCACAGCCGCTTCAACATGGGCGAGCCGGAGATGACGGCCCGCATGCTGGCTGCGATGGACAACCCCCACCTGACCATCATCGGACATCCCACGGGCCGGCTGCTGCTCTCCCGGGACCCGTACGGCCTGGACCTCGATGCGGTGATCGAGAAGGCGGCCGCCACCGGGGTCGCGCTCGAGATCAACGCCGACCCCCACCGGCTCGATCTGGATTGGCGGGTCCTGCGCAGGACCCGCGACCACGGGGTGCCGGTCTCGATCGGCGCCGATGCCCATAGTCTCGCCGGCATCAAGAACGTGGAGTTCGGCGTGGCGGTGGCGCGGAAGGGCTGGTTGGGTCCGGATGACCTGCTGAACGCCCGACCAGTCGAGGGGTTCCTGGCGCAGGCCGCCAAGAGGAAAGCGCGGTGA
- a CDS encoding alpha/beta fold hydrolase has protein sequence MSPPVELFVRRIGTGPPTVVLHGGPGAHHDYLLPGFDALARGRELIYYDQRGGGRSPVPRDVPVGWTEHVADLEMLRERWGLPRLTIAGYSWGGLLALLYALEHTDRVARLALVSPAPTWRAAREQFEQSFTQRSLDPQFQEARRRLRESGLREQDPALYQQRIFELSVAPYFFDPARARELTPFRVTGRTQQEVWASLGDYDLRPRLGSLRGIPSLVIHGENDPIPIAAARVTAGLIGAEFRPLPRCGHVPYVEAFDSFVEALDGFLP, from the coding sequence TTGTCCCCACCGGTCGAGCTGTTCGTCCGCCGGATCGGGACCGGCCCACCCACGGTCGTGCTTCACGGCGGACCCGGCGCCCACCACGATTATCTCCTTCCAGGCTTCGACGCCCTGGCCCGTGGGCGGGAGCTCATCTACTACGACCAGCGCGGCGGCGGACGCTCGCCGGTGCCGCGTGACGTGCCGGTAGGGTGGACCGAGCACGTTGCCGACCTTGAAATGCTGCGGGAGCGCTGGGGCCTGCCTCGGCTTACCATCGCGGGCTACTCCTGGGGCGGGTTGCTGGCGCTCCTGTACGCGCTCGAGCATACCGATCGCGTGGCCCGCCTGGCACTGGTCTCTCCGGCCCCGACCTGGCGCGCCGCCAGGGAGCAGTTCGAGCAGAGCTTTACTCAGCGCAGTCTCGATCCCCAATTCCAGGAGGCGCGCCGGCGACTTCGCGAGAGCGGCCTTCGAGAGCAGGACCCCGCCCTGTACCAGCAGCGCATCTTCGAGCTCTCAGTGGCGCCGTACTTCTTCGATCCCGCGCGGGCGCGCGAGCTCACGCCCTTTCGAGTTACCGGACGCACCCAGCAGGAGGTCTGGGCCAGTCTGGGTGACTACGACCTCCGGCCCCGCCTGGGGAGCTTGCGGGGCATTCCATCCCTGGTAATCCACGGCGAAAACGACCCCATCCCGATCGCCGCGGCACGGGTCACGGCCGGCCTGATCGGGGCGGAATTTCGGCCCCTGCCGCGTTGCGGTCATGTGCCGTATGTGGAGGCATTCGATAGCTTTGTCGAGGCGCTCGACGGCTTTCTTCCCTGA
- a CDS encoding GAF domain-containing protein: protein MAALDADKVIASLRGGFAREVGRAELLGIAAERIRAAGPPYTSVYLYMLHGEELVLEAHAGRETEHTRIAVGQGVCGTAVATGRDQNVADVRAVSNYIACNTWTRSELVVLIRRGSTILGQIDIDSDVPDPFTPEEEASVRRVADALAVLL, encoded by the coding sequence ATGGCCGCATTGGACGCAGACAAGGTCATCGCGTCGTTGCGCGGCGGGTTCGCCCGGGAAGTCGGGCGCGCCGAGCTGCTGGGGATAGCCGCCGAGCGGATCAGGGCGGCCGGGCCGCCCTATACGTCGGTGTATCTCTACATGCTGCACGGGGAGGAGCTGGTGCTCGAGGCCCATGCGGGGCGCGAGACCGAGCACACCCGGATCGCGGTCGGCCAGGGTGTCTGCGGCACGGCGGTGGCCACCGGACGGGATCAGAACGTGGCCGACGTGCGGGCTGTCTCCAACTACATCGCCTGCAACACCTGGACTCGGTCGGAGCTGGTCGTCCTGATCCGCCGCGGCAGCACCATCCTGGGGCAGATCGACATCGACAGCGACGTGCCCGACCCGTTCACGCCCGAGGAGGAAGCGTCCGTCCGCCGGGTGGCCGACGCGCTGGCGGTCCTGCTGTAA
- a CDS encoding M28 family peptidase, which yields MLRLPPQIPRVLLLLALPAVRLEAQFGVPAQPAPRVTPPPLQAIDDIRYLSDDRLEGRMTGTPGADSAAAYLARRFAQVGLQPAAGGWFQAFTVAKTAPVAQQAHVGGLRGNNVIGVLPGRDPVLRNEAIIVGAHYDHLGLGGFGSLDPDSTGRVHNGADDNASGAAMLIQIAARLAVAPPARTVVFIGFSGEELGLLGSSYYVKQPVYPLATTRAMINLDMVGRLRQSRLIVYGSRTAKEFPALLDSLNWYAGFELKAQGDGYGPSDQSSFYAAGLPVLHLFTDLHEDYHRSTDDWEKINLDGFKRVSDFAAGLVTALANRTHPLTVVTSAPPEESDTARMSGSGQGAYLGTVPDMMASPGGVRLVGVRAGSPAERAGLRGDDVITRIGTMDVPDLSAMAAALRSHQPGDVVEIVVRRGGQITTLRATLGIRGG from the coding sequence ATGCTGAGACTTCCGCCCCAGATTCCGCGCGTCCTGCTGCTGCTCGCTCTTCCTGCTGTCCGGCTCGAGGCTCAGTTCGGCGTGCCGGCCCAGCCGGCGCCGCGAGTCACTCCCCCCCCGCTCCAGGCGATCGACGACATCCGCTACCTGAGCGATGACCGTCTGGAGGGGCGGATGACGGGGACGCCGGGCGCCGATTCGGCCGCGGCCTACCTGGCGCGCCGGTTCGCCCAGGTGGGGTTGCAGCCGGCGGCCGGGGGCTGGTTTCAGGCCTTCACGGTGGCCAAGACCGCCCCGGTGGCGCAGCAGGCCCACGTCGGGGGGCTCCGGGGAAACAACGTGATCGGTGTCTTACCCGGCCGCGATCCAGTGCTCCGGAACGAGGCGATCATCGTGGGTGCCCACTACGATCATCTCGGGCTCGGCGGGTTCGGCAGCCTCGACCCGGACAGCACCGGGCGGGTGCACAACGGGGCGGACGACAACGCCTCGGGTGCGGCAATGCTGATCCAGATCGCGGCCCGGCTGGCCGTGGCGCCGCCGGCCCGGACGGTGGTCTTCATCGGGTTCAGCGGCGAGGAGCTCGGCCTCCTGGGGTCCTCCTACTACGTGAAGCAGCCGGTCTATCCCCTCGCCACCACTCGGGCGATGATCAATCTCGACATGGTGGGACGGCTGCGGCAGAGCCGGCTCATCGTGTATGGCAGCCGGACTGCAAAGGAGTTTCCTGCCCTGCTCGACTCGCTCAACTGGTACGCGGGCTTCGAGCTCAAGGCCCAGGGCGATGGCTACGGTCCGAGCGACCAGTCATCGTTCTACGCCGCCGGTCTGCCGGTGCTGCACCTGTTCACCGACCTGCACGAGGACTATCACCGCTCGACCGACGACTGGGAGAAGATCAACCTGGACGGCTTCAAGCGGGTGAGCGATTTCGCCGCCGGGCTGGTGACCGCGCTGGCCAACCGCACGCACCCGCTCACCGTGGTGACCTCCGCGCCGCCGGAAGAGTCGGACACCGCCAGAATGTCTGGATCGGGTCAGGGAGCCTACCTCGGCACCGTCCCCGACATGATGGCCAGCCCGGGAGGCGTTCGGCTGGTTGGGGTGCGGGCCGGGAGTCCAGCGGAGCGTGCCGGGCTCCGCGGTGACGACGTGATCACCCGGATCGGCACCATGGACGTGCCCGATCTCAGCGCCATGGCCGCGGCGCTCCGCAGTCATCAGCCGGGCGATGTGGTCGAGATCGTCGTCCGCCGCGGGGGCCAGATCACGACCCTCAGAGCCACGCTCGGGATTCGGGGAGGTTGA
- a CDS encoding M20/M25/M40 family metallo-hydrolase, with the protein MRPQSLSFLKTLLDTPGPSAFETAPARLWRTEAGGFAGDVRADVSGNSLATVNPSGRPRVMLAGHIDEIGVMVTHIDDDGFVSFDPIGGWDTQVFVGQRVRLLGRGGAVTGVVGKKAIHIMDKEDREKVSKVEDLWIDIGAASRAEAERHLRIGDPGVLAAGVVEFPNDRLVSRSIDNRIGAFVVLEALRLLAGDAAGLAASVTAVATSREEIAAHGGGARSSAVALEPDVAIVIDVTHATDYPGIEKRRHGDYRLGGGPVLSRGASVSEPVFELLAAAADAEKIPYSIEAASRDTHTDAEAIFNAHRGVATALVSVPNRYMHSPNEMIALEDLDRTARLLAAFARRLRPDTDFVPR; encoded by the coding sequence ATGAGACCCCAATCGCTTTCGTTTCTCAAGACCCTCCTGGATACCCCAGGCCCCTCGGCGTTCGAGACGGCTCCCGCCAGGCTCTGGCGCACTGAAGCGGGGGGATTCGCCGGGGACGTGCGGGCGGACGTGAGCGGCAACTCTCTGGCCACGGTCAATCCGTCGGGCCGTCCCCGGGTGATGCTCGCGGGACATATCGACGAGATCGGCGTCATGGTCACCCACATCGACGACGATGGGTTCGTCAGCTTCGACCCGATCGGCGGGTGGGACACGCAGGTCTTCGTGGGGCAGCGGGTGCGGCTGCTCGGCCGCGGCGGGGCAGTGACCGGGGTGGTCGGGAAGAAGGCGATCCACATCATGGACAAGGAGGATCGGGAGAAGGTCTCCAAGGTGGAGGATCTCTGGATCGACATCGGCGCCGCCAGCCGGGCGGAGGCCGAGCGTCACCTGCGCATCGGCGACCCCGGCGTGCTGGCCGCGGGAGTGGTGGAGTTCCCCAACGACCGTCTGGTGAGCCGGTCGATCGACAATCGCATCGGCGCGTTCGTGGTGCTGGAGGCGCTCCGGCTGCTCGCGGGGGACGCTGCCGGACTGGCGGCGTCGGTGACCGCCGTCGCCACCTCCCGGGAGGAGATCGCGGCACACGGTGGGGGCGCCCGCTCCTCGGCGGTCGCGCTGGAGCCCGACGTCGCGATCGTCATCGACGTCACCCATGCCACCGACTATCCGGGCATCGAAAAGCGGCGCCACGGCGACTACCGGCTGGGCGGTGGTCCGGTGCTGTCGCGCGGGGCATCGGTGAGCGAGCCGGTGTTCGAGCTGCTGGCGGCCGCCGCGGACGCGGAGAAGATCCCCTACAGCATCGAAGCTGCCTCACGAGACACACACACCGACGCGGAAGCGATCTTCAACGCGCATCGGGGCGTGGCCACGGCGCTGGTCTCGGTGCCCAATCGGTACATGCACAGTCCCAACGAGATGATCGCCCTGGAGGACCTCGACCGGACCGCCCGCCTTCTCGCGGCCTTCGCCCGGCGGCTCCGGCCCGACACCGACTTCGTACCGCGGTAG
- a CDS encoding GNAT family N-acetyltransferase: MVSARVTRIVQASDQSTDIARELFREYAASLGVDLEFQGFSEELATLPGSYAPPLGRLLLGWEGEEAAGCVALRPLEPGICEMKRLYVRPAYRQAGLGRRLVERIVREARDAGYSRMRLDTLPAMVGARALYQAMGFRPIPAYRPNPIDGTAFLELTLRADQG; encoded by the coding sequence ATGGTGTCCGCACGGGTGACGCGGATCGTCCAGGCCTCTGACCAGAGCACCGACATCGCTCGCGAGCTCTTCCGGGAGTACGCGGCGTCGCTTGGCGTCGATCTGGAATTCCAGGGCTTCTCGGAGGAGCTCGCCACCTTGCCTGGCAGCTATGCCCCGCCTCTGGGGCGGCTGCTCCTGGGATGGGAAGGCGAAGAGGCGGCGGGCTGCGTGGCGCTGCGTCCACTGGAGCCGGGGATCTGCGAGATGAAACGACTCTACGTGAGGCCGGCGTACCGCCAGGCCGGACTCGGGCGCCGGCTGGTCGAGCGGATCGTTCGGGAGGCGAGGGACGCGGGCTACAGCCGGATGCGTTTGGACACGCTCCCTGCCATGGTCGGCGCCAGGGCGCTCTACCAGGCGATGGGATTCCGGCCCATTCCGGCCTATCGACCCAATCCGATCGACGGTACGGCCTTTCTCGAGCTGACGCTGCGCGCCGATCAGGGCTAG
- a CDS encoding ABC transporter substrate-binding protein, producing the protein MTLLPAATEIVAALGCADRLVGISHECDFPPGLGSIPRVTTTPIDPAAASGAIDTQVRALRESGRPVIGVDASLLRRLAPDIIVTQELCEVCAVADGEAHRLASALPSPPAVLSLSGRTLEGVWDDIRRVARALELEDRGTALVDHLQARLARLGASAPARRPRVVCVEWLDPPYLAGHWIPELVEAAGGEDVGARSGSHSVHTSWTEIAALDPELMIVMLCGFGVERSRVELARLQDPGSRRFLDGAPVWVLDGNAYTSRPGPRLVDGAERLQSAMLGREMEGLVRWCPHG; encoded by the coding sequence ATGACTCTGCTGCCCGCCGCGACCGAGATCGTCGCGGCCCTGGGCTGCGCGGACCGGCTCGTCGGCATCTCCCACGAGTGCGATTTCCCGCCCGGCCTTGGCTCGATCCCCCGCGTAACCACAACTCCGATCGACCCCGCCGCGGCCAGCGGCGCCATCGACACCCAGGTCCGCGCTCTTCGCGAGAGCGGCCGCCCGGTCATCGGCGTCGATGCCAGCCTGCTTCGGCGGCTCGCGCCCGACATCATCGTGACGCAGGAACTGTGTGAGGTGTGCGCCGTCGCGGACGGCGAGGCACACCGGCTGGCCTCCGCTCTGCCGTCGCCACCGGCGGTGCTGTCGCTGTCCGGCAGGACACTGGAGGGCGTCTGGGACGACATCCGACGGGTGGCCCGCGCGCTGGAGCTGGAAGACCGAGGGACAGCCCTGGTCGACCACCTCCAGGCGCGGCTGGCCCGACTGGGGGCGAGCGCGCCGGCACGTCGGCCCCGCGTCGTCTGCGTCGAATGGCTCGATCCACCGTACCTCGCCGGCCATTGGATTCCCGAGCTGGTGGAGGCCGCCGGCGGCGAGGATGTGGGCGCGCGGTCCGGCAGCCATTCGGTACACACCTCCTGGACCGAGATCGCGGCGCTGGATCCCGAGCTGATGATCGTCATGCTGTGCGGCTTCGGGGTCGAGCGATCGCGCGTCGAGCTGGCGCGATTGCAGGATCCCGGGAGCCGGCGGTTTCTCGATGGAGCGCCGGTATGGGTGCTGGACGGCAACGCCTACACCTCGCGGCCGGGACCCCGGCTGGTGGACGGGGCGGAGCGGCTGCAATCGGCCATGCTGGGACGGGAGATGGAGGGCCTGGTGAGATGGTGTCCGCACGGGTGA